A single window of Nicotiana sylvestris chromosome 5, ASM39365v2, whole genome shotgun sequence DNA harbors:
- the LOC104245264 gene encoding uncharacterized protein gives MAVSLNSVLGFRSTAYCHLSRSASLQKVPHFPSSFQVLGLRRCTAVTKQSFFLLVAKNDRLQTEVNGKDSDVITTTVNPSSSESSKTEGEMQSNGQTESVVQASKVSNGSVTSTNLQQEASSAIPKPAVKRSPLTAREKLRAARVLSRYNESKASKPELGSKLIEALRESEKGKKRSGLPEAPTNLFDDSKRGMPKPGWTFEFPGGFDVFLVAFSFIFISTIMFATTYIVWKVGAIHFNEY, from the exons ATGGCTGTTTCTTTGAATTCCGTTCTAGGCTTTCGCTCAACT GCCTACTGCCATCTCTCTAGGAGTGCCTCACTACAGAAGGTTCCGCACTTCCCATCTTCCTTTCAGGTGCTAGGGTTAAGAAGATGCACAGCTGTTACTAAGCAGAGTTTCTTTCTTTTAGTTGCAAAAAATGATCGTCTTCAAACGGAAGTTAATGGTAAGGACTCTGACGTTATTACAACTACTGTAAATCCATCATCCTCTGAATCTTCAAAAACAGAAGGTGAAATGCAGTCCAATGGTCAAACTGAGTCGGTAGTGCAAGCATCCAAAGTTTCAAATGGGTCTGTAACTTCCACAAACTTGCAACAGGAAGCATCTTCCGCCATTCCAAAACCAGCCGTTAAGAGATCTCCATTGACAGCAAGAGAGAAACTTAGGGCAGCTAGGGTCCTCAGCCGGTACAATGAATCAAAGGCCTCTAAACCTGAGCTTGGAAGCAAATTAATTGAGGCCTTGCGAGAAAGTGAGAAGGGGAAAAAGAGATCAGGACTTCCAGAGGCTCCTACGAATTTGTTCGATGATAGCAAAAGAGGGATGCCAAAACCAGGTTGGACTTTTGAGTTTCCAGGAGGATTTGATGTCTTTCTCGTTGcattttcatttatatttatCAGCACAATTATGTTTGCTACAACTTACATTGTGTGGAAAGTTGGTGCTATCCATTTCAATGAGTACTGA